The DNA window cccctgtcATGCACCCTAACtagcctgggatgggctccaggcctcCTGTGAGCCTGCTCAGAATAAGGGGTTGGAAAAAGGGCAAATAAAAACTGATTATAATCAACAATGAGATGTAATACATACGCCAAACAGCCATAATATTAAAgccacctgcctaatattgtgttGGTCCCCCTTGTGCCACTAAAGAGCACCAACCCACTGAGGCCTGAattccacaagacctctgaaggtgtcctgtggtatctggcaccaagataTTAgaagcagatcctttaagtcctatAAGTTACGAGGTAGTgcctccatggatcagacttGTTTCAGCAGTACATCCCAAAGATACTCAGTTGGATTGAGATCTATGGAATTTGGAGGTCAAGTCAATACCTTGAACTCTTTATGTTCCTCAAATCATTCCTgaacattttttgcagtgtggcaagGCACATTATCCAGATgtaagaggccactgccatcggggAACACCGTTACTATGAAGGTGCAGAGTTAGCCTGccacaatgtttaggtaggtggtacctGCTAAAGTAACATCCACAAGAACACCAGGACCGAAGGTTTCCCAACAGAACATTGCttagagcatcacactgcctctacTGGCTTGACTTCTTCCCAGAGTGCaccctggtgccatctcttcccctGGTCAATGCTGTACACGCACACAGCCATCCACTTGGTGTAATAGAAAACGTGACTCATCAGAACAGGTCACCTTCTTGCATTGCTCCATGATCCAATTCTGATACTCACACGCCCATTGTTGGCACTTTTAATGATGAACAGGGGTCAATACTGATGAATACTTCCTTAACATGTTCCTAAGCTGAAGGCCATGTCACTCAATACCAGTATGGAAGACACGCCAAAAATGAAGTTTACCAGACGAGTAAGAATCAGTGACATTTTGTTGTATGAAGCAACATATGGAGATAGAATGTGCTATGACTGATAATCAAAAGGGCCTGCAGGTGTGAGTCCTGATGAAGTGGAACACCAGTGTTTAAGGCTGTTATATAGAACAGTTAATTATGCAGTTTGGTTTCCCTCTGGGGCCAATAGCTGACTACTGAAGTCAACatcaaagtcaaagtgaactttattgttaTCTTAACATATACCAGTATACCGAGAAACGAAATGATGATGCTCAGTGTACACATAGTGCAAATAAGACAAGACATTGGGCGCAGTCAGGACAGTGCAATATACAGCTGGTTGGCATTTTGTCAGTACAATTAACtatcataaaataaaatttatttggtCAAACACTCATCACCATCATTATTTGGGGGAATAAAGCAACAGCTGTGTTggaggccccctgctggccactgtGGTTAAATTTATCTCATTGAAATGTATGGACCTGCATTAGGTGTATTTTCAGCACACTGGAGGGGCAGCACTGTAGCCTGACACCTCCTGCACTGCAAAGAGATGCAGTGAAGCTAGATGGTGCCTAAACCGCCTGTGGGGTTTGAGCCTGCGCATGTGCGTGTTcactgatggactggcacccgaTCAAGGCTGAAGCCCAGCATTGGATAGACCTGAAAGCTGAATTATATCTCTGCATAGAATCTCCACATCGGAAGCCACGTAGTCACATGCTCTACACCGTAGCCTGATGCGTACCTGCCCTGAAATGTAACTACAGGCATCAGGCTATGGTACGCGGCTATGTGGCTACCAACGGCGTGGATCCGACGCAGAAGAAAGAATCAGCCTTAAGCCCTAAGCCTGGGacgtgtgtgtttatatatgtgtAACATTGTGTCTATTAATTACTTGTTCAATCTCTAGTATTATGTAACTATATGAATCATGAATTGGCAATGGAGCCAGAAAATGCAAAGGCATGTTGCTAAAGAAGTAAATATGTCTATACCATGGTAACCCCACACAGGATCGTGTTCATTAGTCTAATTGGATAATTCCCATAAACCCCAGGTTCAGCACCGCCTTTGTTCCTATAAAAGAGACAAAAAAAGCTATGTGTGACAGAGACCAGGGATACGCAGTGACAGACaggtaattattattatatttatttatttattttttacttgcCCTTATATTAAGGAAAGAATGGACCACACTGTTATCTTATTCCCACTGTTTCCTTCGGATTACCAGTTTTCCTGTCCTCCAgtttgcttttttcccccacaggCACATCCTGGCACTTGTGAATAAGAGACTGCAGCCTTTTGCTGACAGTCCTCTGCGATTAACCACCTCAAGGTCAACAGCGCTTCATGATGCCAGTGTTTCGTACTGCAACAGAAGCCTGGgatttatgaatgaatgaatctaatttaatataataataaaaaaaaagtttttaaatatacaaacaGAGCAGTAAAGGGAGAGAAAAACTCACGTGAATTTGATATAATTTGTAGGGGTGGCTGTAAATCTATGGTAGGATCTTGATGTTGGACCTTTAAAAAACATTTACGAGAAAGGTGAAAccaaaaaaaactttcaaaagGTTTAGAGCTAAATTAACAATTTTTCTGATCTTTGTGTGTAATTTGGCACATAACACATTTGGAAAATTGCATATACATGTTTCTGTGTTTAAATAGAATTTGCAGTGATATTTCTGGCACTGCATGAAAGGGAGGTGTTTGTCACCTTCCAGTTTGTACCGGACAGTTCATGCCAATTGGCATGGAGCAATAGGTTGGATTAAATGCATGTGGACATTTTCATTTGGAGAAAGCAAGACACATCAAATGTAAAACTGTGAAATAAACCCTGCATTAACTAAACCACACCTGTGTCTTTTTCCTATTGCAGACACATAATTGGCACTGGAGGTCATGCACAACTCTACAAGTTTAAAAATTCACTCAATGAAAAGAATTGTTTTTCTTTGCAGACGACGTCCACAATGGCATTGGACAACATGCCCAACTCTACAGTGTTTACTCTGTCTGGGATCAACGCCAGCAGGGAGAGCAGATACGTTTTCTTCTGCATAACGTTTCTTTACTACCTAGTCATCATCGCTGTAAACCTGATAATAATTGTCACAGTCGCCCTGAGGAAGCCGCTCCACGAGCCCATGTACGTGTTTCTCTGTAACCTCTGTCTCAACGGACTGTATGGGACGTCGGGGTTCTACCCCAAATTCCTGTATGATCTGCTCTCCGGCGTCCAAGAAATCTCACGGTCAGGATGCTTCATTCAAGTGTTTGTGATTTACTCTGCTGTCCTGTGTGACTTTTCCACATTATCAGTGATGTCTTATGACAGGTCTGTGGCCATATGCAGGCCGTTGGAGTATCACACAGTCATGACGGGGGGGAAGGTTTTGAAGTTCATTGTGTTCTCATGGATAGCCCCCATTATTTGCAtgtctgttttggtttttgtgAGCTCTGGACTAACTCTCTGCGGGTCACACATTGAGAAACTTTACTGCGAGAGCTGGGCTATTGTTAAAATGTCTTGTTTCCCAACTACACTGTATAATGTTCTTTCCTATATTGTAATACTCACATATGCGGGAAATTCacttttaattatgttttccTATGTAAAACTGATCAAAATCAGTTTGAAATCCTCAGAGAatcgaaaaaaaattatgcaGACATGTACTCCACATTTACTGTCGTTAAGTAACGTGACAGTGGCCTTGCTGTTCGATGTGATGTACAGTCGATATGGATCCAGAGATATTTCACAGGGCTTACGCCACTTCCTCGCATTAGAGTTTCTCATAGTACCTCCTCTTCTCAATCCCTTGATTTATGGCCTAAAATTGAGTAAGGTCCGGAATGAGGTCTTGAGGTATGTGAGAAGTAACACTGTAAAGTTTTAATTGTTCACAAGACGCCTTCGAGCTGGTATCAGATTTTTTAAAGCCATTCACTTTTCTCAGCCTTTCTGACCTCATGTGTACTTCCTGTGAAGGTCTACTTTCATTCTCTCTTCATTTACTGACTGATGAAATTGCAGCTACTACATCAGGATCATTTGCAGGCTCTTAGGACTTCCTGTGCTTAGTCCTGGTTCTCAAACTGAGAGCATTGTTgttcaaaaaaaataataattaggaGCTCAATCTGATCACATTAATAGTTATGTGAGGATTCTGTTCTCGTAGTTCTAAATTGATGTTATTGATCAATATAATTAAATCAATGAAAGCCTTCCACTTTGGAGAGGCAGATTTTTCCCTGGTTACCTTCTACTTAACTCCATCTGGTCTAAAGCTTGTTTTCCATCTCATTATTACTGAACTGAAAATGCTTCTTCATTACCTGTTATCCAGTCTCGCCCAATGAAAACATGTTTCATCTACACATCCTTCAGCGCGTGTGCACACAGATTCCCTCTGTATAACTCTGTACCTGGCTGTGTTAACCTAATATAGTTTTCCTCACCATGCTATTTGAAGTGGTTCTGAATGAAGGCCAGCAGTCTGGGGTAGACAGTTATCTGAAACACTCTCAGGTGTCTGTTGGCTGTCTTTTCATTTGAGAGATATTGTGCCCGTTATTCTTCCATCCGTGTTTCAAGGGTAGTATCTCTGCCTCACTTGTGAAGGACATGGGCTGCATCACATGACTAAACTCCTCCCCTGACTCTGATGGCCTGTTGCACACACCTGTGATTAGGCCTTTAGATTTAGATGCCCCAGTAGCTTCTCTTCAGGGTCATTCAGTGAAGCTGAAAGCCACAGTCATGTCAGAAGGAGGCCATTACATTACAGGGTCTCCCTGAGGTCCACCAAGGTTAGCTCACTCCATCCTCCCGGCCAGACCCACAGAAGACTTCATTTGTGTGTCTTGTCCTTTAGGTCTCCTGGGCAAATGGTTTTAAATTGGTTTCCAGGGGAGGAAGGTAATATGACGGACTAATGACCTAACAGCTAATGGCTAATGGTCTGATTAACATGTTTATGAACTTGAACCTCTCCCATCGCCCATAGGGTTTGTAGGCCATGGGTGTCAAGAGAATCTCATTGTTATTGGTGCTTAATTAAAGAAGATACATGACAAGGTCAGGCACACATGGCCGGCACCTAGAAAATTACATCATTTTGTATCTAATGGTTTGATCATTTATGATGGTTTCAGAAAGGCCCGTAGATCTTCTATATGTCTAATGAATGGTTAGTTCATTTGTTCCTGTTCTGTAAGGGCCTGTAAGAGTTTCTACTTTTTGTGCACTGTCAGACAGTGGCTCATGGCTGAGTTCTGGGGGCCAGAGAGGTGTACTGTTTTGTTCCCACAATGTTTGTGGTCAAATGGATCAGTACTATCTGTAGTCAATGGGGGCTGTGCTTAACATGCAGTTCCCAGGCTCAGTGTCTATTTGGGTTTGGCAGGTGTTTTGAACAGGAATAACGGGTCCAGGAAATGGTCCAGCTCTGGTGGAATTCATTGCTTTATGCCTGATAAAGTCACATCCAATCACATTTACATCCATAAGTAAGATACACTGACTGAGAGCTGCCTCAAAGTAGATGTAGTGAGACTTTAACAGGGTTATCACATAGTGTAGCACTTGCAGGAGAATGTGCAACACTGCCAGTCGTGGTCTATAATGACCCACTGTCCATATCTGATTTGTAATACTCTGGACCCAAACCTGGAGAACCTGAAAGTGTGGCGGAAGAGTGGACTGGTAGTAACCAGTGTGCAGTCTTGCATTTAAGGATagagacatacagacagggATGTTTCCCACAGATAGTCAGGAGTGCCGGGCTATTTATAATTCTGACTGAAAGCCTTAAAAATGTCTATCAGCACTTTCTTTAATGTTGACATAGACTTTGTGGCACAGATTTATGATTATGTCAGGGGTCTGTGTCATGCCACCTGTTGTTATATTCACACCAGAGATCTCCTATTAACTGAGCAGTTGTAACTAAATATCAAATTTTCCTAGACTATCAATAGGATTTTTTAGAAATTCACAACATTTGTATGAAATACAGTTAAATTCAACTTTAGAGTTAAATGCATGATTAAcccacaatataataaatataatactgAGTCTTGATTGTGAACACGAGGCCTGGAGTGTCTGTGGTTTACAAACAAGCGCAACCCCAACTGATACCAACACAAAGACCTAATCTGTACCGATGAGCAGAAGGTCACAGGCCAGCTGCCCCTTTTGACAGTGTGCTGAAggcttcattcctcttcatgtCCCAGATGGGATCTTTCTGTCAGCTTCACACCTTTGGCACCTTTTGAGAGCTCCCTGCCTAACAGCTTCTCTTTGGGTGGTTTGAAGGCCTCTATGAAATAGTCACTAGATCTGCTGTGTTCCTTAATGGGGTTTTTGGAGAATGACGGTGGCAATGAAATCTCAGACTGTCCTGCTGTTTTAGAATGAAAAGCTCTAATTGTTGGGAAGCCATTATTGTCCTACCTTAgtgcagggcccctccctcttCATCACCATTAGGGTAATTGCATAATTCCCACAATTCCCGGTTCTCTTTCTGCATCCTATAAGAGGAAAGATAACAGTCTATGAACAGATAATGTGAGACAGATCAGGGATGGGCAGTCACAGGTACcagatactaataataatagctattgtttatttatttatctactgGTGTTTATTTATTCAATTCACAGGCATTATTATTTAGATTTAAGCCCAAATCATTATATCGGTAAACATGCCTATGAGGGCTGATTTTGATGTATTAgtagaatatttattttaatttaataatatttgGTGCCACTTTAAAACACGCCATTGATATTATGTTAGCATATAGCTGTAAATAACAGTAAGTGACCAGCATACATCATTtggctttttatattttatagaaGCAGCCATTAGTATAGTATAAAGAATCTGCACTTCTGGGTTTGCTGGTTGTACCACTGAGAAAAGGCAAGTAACTGAAATCGCTTCAGAAAGACACTGGGGTAGGAAAGATGATTAAATCTGAGCAAAGACAGAGATCAGCTAAACAAATGCTTCATGTTTATATTCAAGAAGTTTTCATTTACGATGTGATATTAATTGGTATTAAAATCTGAATACATACTCCTCTCATAAAGAGACGTTCAGCTTGGACACACTCTGCATGTAAGTTTGtatacttttaaaaagaaataaaatgatttttactattttaatgaaaagaaATCAGTTCATATccatttaaaaaagaaacagcttttcaacagacaacgataaaaaaaaaaaaaacgtaattaTATTAGGGAAAAAAAGTTTAACTATTCCTGCAGATAAATACACATTTTCTCAACACAGAGGTATAAAGTAATATCATGAAAATATGTATTTCCACTGAATCCCTTTTAGGATTTTATGGTCCAGCCGGACATTACTGAATTGATCTTTTGGTCTTTTTACGGCTCAAGCTGTAGGGGGCGCCGTGACCTCACTTAGTTGGGCCGGATTGAGGATCTAACAGAATGAATGTGAGAAATATAAATGAAAGCATTTCAGAATGATCAGTGAGAGACAGAGCAGTGCCTCTGTGTCCAGAAAATCTTCTTTGCCTTCACAGCCgtgcttttgaaaaaaatataatgcACAGCTTTTCGTGCAATACCACTGACTTGATGTTGTGGAAGTAATTGACCCAACAAAAACATTTGCTGAAATTTAACTCCATGCAAAATGTTGACCATATTACAAGTTTAAAAATTCACTCAATGAAAAGAATTGTTTTTCTTTGCAGAGGACGTCCACAATGGCATTGGACAACATGCCCAACTCTACAGTGTTTACTCTGTCTGAGATCAACGCCAGCAGGGAAAGCAGATACGTTTTCTTCTGCATAACGTTTCTTTACTACCTTGTCATCATCGCTGTAAACCTGATAATAATTGTCACAGTCGCCCTGAGGAAGCCGCTCCATGAGCCCATGTACATGTTTCTCTGTAACCTCTGTCTCAACGGACTGTTTGGAACCTCGGGGTTCTACCCTAGATTCCTCTATGATCTACTTTCTGACGTCCATGAAATCTCACGGCCTGGGTGTTTCGTTCAGATTTTTGTGATTTACTCTGCTGTCCTGTGTGACTTTTCCACATTAACAATGATGTCTTATGACAGGTCTGTGGCCATATGCAGGCCGTTGGAGTATCACACAGTCATGACGGGGGGGACCGTCTTTAAACTGACTATGTTCTCATGGATAGCCCCCATGTTTTGCATGTCCATTTTGGTTACTATGAGCTCTAGACAAATTCTGTGTGGATCACACATTGAGAAGCTCTACTGCGAGAACTGGGCTATTGTTAAAATGTCTTGTTTCTCAACTACATTGTATAATGTTCTTTCCTACACTGTAATACTAACGTACGCGGGACATTCacttttaattatgttttcGTATGTAAAACTTATCAAAACCAGCTTGAAATCCTCAGAGAAtcgaaaaaaaataatgcagacGTGTACTCCACATTTACTGTCGTTAATTAACGTGACAGTGGCCTTTCTGTTTGATACAATGTTCAGTCGATACGGATCCAAAGATTTCCCACAGGGCTTACGCCACTTCCTGGCGTTAGAGTTTCTCATAGTACCTCCTCTTCTCAATCCTTTGATTTATGGCCTGCAATTGAGTAAGGTCCGGAATGAGGTCTTGAAATACATTAAAAGTAGCACTGTAAAGTTTTAATTGTTCAAAAGATGCCTTGGAGCCAGCATCTGATTTTTAAGCCCACAGCCTTTCTGACCTCATGTGCTGTGAATGTCgactttttttctctcttcatTTGCTGACTGATGAAATTGCAGTTATTGCATCAACAGGATCGTTTACAGGATCTTCAGACTCCCTGTGCTTAGTCCCATTTCTCAAACTGTATGGTTGCTAAAATATCGTagctaaataaaaacatatggGGCTTGTTCCGATTCATTCAGGGCCTCTGCCCCGAataccccagccttgtgataTAGTTTTATATCCCTGTTTTTAATCAGTATAATTAGCCTGAGGACACTTTGGTAGGCACATTTTTCCCTTAACTCCAGTGCTTAAGTTGTAAATCAGGCAATTCCGGAACATGAAGGCACATGtgagcagggggtgggggggggggggtagcaagGTGGGACGCATGATAAaacatattgtgcatttttaagaataaatctaaactaataaAGGACATGACACTGCAAGAAAATGTATCTGAAAAGTACAATGCATgctattttttatatttaattttattatattcctGCAGGATCTGGCACAAGTAAAGCCCTGTATATCTCCGTCTGGTCTTGTGTTTGTAAGGCATTCTTGACCAGCTACTTTTCACAGGACTGAAAATACTTCTTCATCACTTGTTATCCAGCCTCCCCCACTGAAAAAATGTTTCATATACACATCTTTCAGCGCATGTGTACACAGATTCCCGCTTACATCATGTGACTAAACTTCCCAGCTGACTTTGGCGGCCTGTTGCACACACCTGTGATTCAGCCCCTAGATTTAACTACATAGCCTCAACACAGCTGGGTCCCTCACATGCAAAGAAATTGCTGTTTCTCTACATCGAGTGATTCTGTTCACATTTCAGTTAGCACCATTTCATGGAGCTGCCGGCCCTTCTTGCCATTTCCCAGATGGTCTGCTTTCTGGTGAGGAACTTTACGGAGGGCATCACCCAGGCAGACAACGTGGAAAAGCCCCTTTTTAACTGTACAAAATCTACAACCAGGCCTTAGGGAAGTTACTGAACCGTGTAGATATAAATTCTAGAATATATTGAGA is part of the Paramormyrops kingsleyae isolate MSU_618 chromosome 17, PKINGS_0.4, whole genome shotgun sequence genome and encodes:
- the LOC140579211 gene encoding olfactory receptor 52D1-like, which codes for MALDNMPNSTVFTLSEINASRESRYVFFCITFLYYLVIIAVNLIIIVTVALRKPLHEPMYMFLCNLCLNGLFGTSGFYPRFLYDLLSDVHEISRPGCFVQIFVIYSAVLCDFSTLTMMSYDRSVAICRPLEYHTVMTGGTVFKLTMFSWIAPMFCMSILVTMSSRQILCGSHIEKLYCENWAIVKMSCFSTTLYNVLSYTVILTYAGHSLLIMFSYVKLIKTSLKSSENRKKIMQTCTPHLLSLINVTVAFLFDTMFSRYGSKDFPQGLRHFLALEFLIVPPLLNPLIYGLQLSKVRNEVLKYIKSSTVKF
- the LOC140579210 gene encoding olfactory receptor 8I2-like, which encodes MALDNMPNSTVFTLSGINASRESRYVFFCITFLYYLVIIAVNLIIIVTVALRKPLHEPMYVFLCNLCLNGLYGTSGFYPKFLYDLLSGVQEISRSGCFIQVFVIYSAVLCDFSTLSVMSYDRSVAICRPLEYHTVMTGGKVLKFIVFSWIAPIICMSVLVFVSSGLTLCGSHIEKLYCESWAIVKMSCFPTTLYNVLSYIVILTYAGNSLLIMFSYVKLIKISLKSSENRKKIMQTCTPHLLSLSNVTVALLFDVMYSRYGSRDISQGLRHFLALEFLIVPPLLNPLIYGLKLSKVRNEVLRYVRSNTVKF